The following coding sequences lie in one Rutidosis leptorrhynchoides isolate AG116_Rl617_1_P2 chromosome 6, CSIRO_AGI_Rlap_v1, whole genome shotgun sequence genomic window:
- the LOC139855018 gene encoding uncharacterized protein, translated as MAYQQCILIVCIYGNHLKGNYIGKMLTAVAKNANRQIMYVAFAVVDSESNKSWAWFWNIFQTHVNHSNRDLCVIFDCHVGILNVMANQKYSWHHRYCLRHIRSNLMTKFNRNTELKKLCWRAGSAMQSNRYKGTMRGIKTLNEAAWDYLEEVDLHKWTLYRDSDRRRWGNLTTNIAESLNNVLCHARMMPVKACIDYTFHYTREHFNTQETTAHEWQAPLSKTIWAQFQDRDKLASTDTKTCYDQQAGVYNVQSTYQRSSDGGTEYTVRYLAKKCTCGRWQHQRMPSSHGIAVCRIRNKDPKTLISKYYTTTTWREQYSYHLHPLRDATYWPNAN; from the coding sequence ATGGCGTACCAACAATGTATTCTTATAGTTTGTATTTATGGGAATCATTTGAAGGGTAACTACATTGGCAAGATGCTTACAGCGGTAGCTAAAAATGCTAACAGGCAAATTATGTATGTTGCATTTGCAGTAGTTGATAGTGAGTCAAACAAAAGTTGGGCTTGGTTTTGGAATATATTCCAAACACATGTTAATCACAGTAACAGAGATTTGTGTGTTATATTTGATTGTCATGTAGGTATACTTAATGTGATGGCTAACCAGAAATATAGTTGGCATCATCGTTATTGTTTGCGCCACATTCGTAGTAACTTGATGACAAAGTTTAACAGAAACACCGAGCTGAAGAAGTTGTGTTGGAGGGCCGGTTCAGCGATGCAAAGTAATAGATACAAAGGTACAATGCGTGGAATTAAAACATTGAATGAGGCGGCTTGGGATTATTTAGAAGAAGTCGATCTTCATAAGTGGACTTTGTATAGAGACAGCGATCGTCGTCGTTGGGGTAACTTAACCACAAACATAGCCGAGTCGttgaacaatgttttgtgtcaTGCCCGTATGATGCCAGTCAAAGCGTGTATTGATTATACATTTCACTACACAAGAGAGCACTTCAACACACAAGAAACAACCGCTCACGAATGGCAAGCACCACTATCCAAGACTATTTGGGCACAATTTCAAGATCGTGATAAACTTGCTTCTACTGACACAAAAACATGCTATGACCAGCAAGCAGGGGTGTACAACGTTCAATCTACATATCAAAGAAGCAGCGATGGTGGGACAGAGTACACTGTTAGATATTTGGCCAAAAAGTGCACTTGTGGAAGATGGCAACATCAAAGGATGCCTTCCTCTCATGGCATTGCAGTATGTCGCATACGAAATAAAGATCCAAAAACCTTGATTAGTAAATACTACACTACTACCACTTGGAGGGAACAATATAGTTATCACTTACATCCACTTAGAGATGCCACATACTGGCCAAATGCAAACTGA